The Solanum lycopersicum chromosome 9, SLM_r2.1 genome window below encodes:
- the LOC101252923 gene encoding cytochrome b-c1 complex subunit 6: MSDEEVVDPKATMEVSCKPKCVRQLKDYQACTRRIEGDESGSKHCTGQYFDYWQCIDKCVAPKLFEKLK; this comes from the exons GTCGGACGAGGAAGTTGTTGACCCAAAGGCGACAATGGAAGTATCTTGCAAGCCTAAGTGTGTAAGGCAACTAAAGGATTATCAG GCATGTACTAGAAGGATAGAAGGTGATGAATCAGGGAGCAAGCATTGCACTGGACAGTATTTTGATTATTGGCAATGCATTGACAAATGT GTTGCCCCAAAGCTATTTGAAAAACTCAAGTAA